The DNA sequence TCCTGTGCTCATAGTTTTCATTCCTTTTGGTGATTGAGTTATAAAGAAATCGAGCTGGCCAGTGTAGATAAAAGCTTCACCAGAACCTACTAGGAAGAATTGTGGGATTAACAAGAACACACCAATAGGCAGAGAACCTGCACTCATAGTTCTCATTTCTTTAGCCACTGATAACCGCTTCCTCTCGGTTAGTGCTGCCGCTGCCATTCCAAGAGTCGATAGAACAAGACCAATTGCAATTCTCTGTAGATCGGTGAAACCTGTTGTAGAAAGAAAGATATTAGATAGATAAATAGAATCTATGGTAAGGAAGATCATAGGTACTCAAACTTTAAAGTTTTGGTACTAGTAAGGCATTGGGTATTATGGTTCTAAGTTTCAGTTCAACGTGGTGGTGTTTAATAGTGAATACCAGTGCTGCTAGTAGATAGTAATTATATAAGTCTATAATGCTTTTGGACAAATTGATCATCTTCTAGGTCCAGTATTTATACCTGGCTGGCCCTTCCATTTCTTCCAAATAGGCATAATGAGACGGTCATTAACAGCCAGTGTGATCAGTATGGCCAGCACAAAGAAGACCGTGAGAGAGCCAGCCGGGATCTGGAACTTTCCGACGGATCTCTCCATGGTGGATGCTTGTTCTACTGAGAAGGTCATCATCTGTCCGTATGTTGTCCAAAAGATGATGGTTGTGGCCCATATCGGAAGTAGTTTCACCATCATTTTCACCTCCTCCACTCTTGTAACCGAGCATAACTTCCATGGGTTCGGAACAGAACCTGCTGGTTCATTTCTCTGGGAATCTTCTTCTGCCACAATAGATGCCTTGTCCAATAAACTATATGAAAATTGAACCGGATGAGTATCAACACTATACAAAAATGAGTTACATGGATAGCAAATGAAAATGTagaaacttcacatatatgtaGACAATATGTTTGAATTTATGGCCCAAATTGACACTAAGACCACATAACATGCCAGATGTTTAGTAAGTACTATATATAGGGCTAGCTAGGGAGAGCCTAATTCAGCAACCAAATTAAAACTTACCGGAACTGATCTGTGTGACCAGTTCTTGAAGCCTCGGGATAATTCTCATACAACAAGGCAACGTCGAATGGAAGTGGCATCTTTCTCTTCCTTATAGCAGCCACAATAACCTGAAAAATTTGAACTAGGGGACTTCCCAAGCTTTTCTTATATCTGTATCTTTTAGTCCCCGAAAAAAACAGCAAGATTGCTAAAAACATTGAAATGGAACATATTCCATAGGCCCAGCTTCTGTCCACTTGGTCTTGTATGTAGACAAGGACTGTGACTGCCATCAAGGATCCTGTgctaatgaagaagaaaaatctaTTGAAGAAATATGCCATCTGCGCTTTCTCTCTGTCATCTTTTTCATCAAATTGATCAGTTCCAAATCCTGAAACACTTGATTTCAACCCACCAGTCCCTAATGCAATTATATATAAAGCCAAGTACAGAATTCCCATTTGGAGCTTATTGGCTTGTTTGCAGTTGTTGTTGGCAGCAGTAATATCACAATGAGGTGGGCGCAGCTGCGGCAATTTTACTGATATTGCTAATGCAGCGGTGCCCTGTACATACATATAACAAGATTCTATTATTTAAAGTTCATCGTAAATTTTAGAAATGTTTAAGGTAAAAATTGAACAAGAACTTACCAATGTCTGTATTGAAGCAAAGATTGCAATGGTCTTGTATCTGCCAAGGAAGGAATCGGCGAGGAACCCTCCAAGCAAACAAAGGAGGAAGGATGTGCCTAAAAAGTCTGTGACAATATTTGCTGAAGTTGAGCTTGGCAAATGCATTGTCCCAACTAGGTATGTCACCAGGTTCACTGCTATTCCCAtagttgatagcctttcacaTATTTCAATTCCTATAGTACGTAGATCATTTTGATCAAGAAATTAGCACCTTTAGATTGGTGAATGATGACACATGAAAGTTCTTCATTAAAAGCTAAGATCAATATATGCTAAACAATTGGGTTGACTACTATTAAAATATGCTCATTAATGTACCTAATATAAGCGTGGCAGTAACCCAACCACCAGTTATGGACTTATCTGCAGAAGAACCTTTGTAGTCCACAGCATCGGCCGCAGTCCAACTCGTTTTCTCCTCCTGAAGATCAAAACAGACAGCAATGCAAATGTGCTTAGTTTCAGTATGGTTAAGATCCcaggaaaaaaattatatttcagtTTCAGTTAATAAGGCAAGAGGGCTAGAGTACCGACCATGTTTTTCAACTGGGAAATATAGCAAGAAAGCAGTTCTAGCTAGCTGGTAAAGAAACCTAGGAAGCCACAAATTTCTTGGGTTTGGCAGGTGCTTTCCCCTCTTTAAGGGAAAAGAGTGTaatacaaacaaataaaaagtgaCTCTCCACTACTAGCTTAAGTGAAGAGATCTGAGAGCTGGCAGTTATAATAAAGCTTTACTAGCTAGAGATTAGCATTATCCCAACATGAGTGGAAGCAGGTTTGTTGAATgattgaaattgtgttttgattcgaattatatatactagaaggtttactttttttttttttttttttttttatcaagaagaaacttccTTAATAATGAACTGGTTACAATGAGTTTTGGGCAACATGTCTTACATAGAAATGGCCACTGGACTTCACACTAGAACTCCAAAATGACTGACTGACAGAAAAAACCTCGACTCAACTACAGACTTAAAACTTGCACGACAACTAAAAAGCAAAGACAACATGCGCTGGAGCAGTGAATCCCAGACTCACAACTTTGTTAACACTAACTGGCCAcccagagtcctcctgacctgCCTTTAATCGACCAAGTCTACACTCGTTGTGACTTCGAACCCGACCAAAAGAAATGTTGGACCATCAGACCTGAGACTAAACTAAACCCAACACCATTGCCACCTTAATGTCAACACCGACAATCCAAAAatgctccaaatcgccatcacCTCCGAACCGAAACTAGATAGGagcgacccactagaaggccaaggatgattgtctatgctAGTATGACACAGCCAGACATTTTCGCCACCGCTActgacccaactccagaacCGGAACGACCCTCTAGACCGCTGAAGAGAAATTGTCTATTCCAATAAGTGCAGTGCACCGACTCAACAGCTAAAACTTattaccacaaaaaaaaaaaaaaaaaacaaccaagcCCTAAAAACTAGTAATAACCCAACACACATAACCCAGCATCAGCATGCCTCGATCCCGCAAGGTGTAGCCACGACAACCCACCACCGACAGCCAACCCGCCACCTCTCCATCCTTCCGTTCTCCCAACACGCCAGCAGACAACACCGCTGCCCCTAGCCACTCCCCTCGACAAGACGGCTCTAAGAAGAAGAGACCAAATCGGAACACTCCGATCAGATCGGATCCCCTCAGAACCCTCCATCACACCACCAGCTGAAGCCGCCTTCTTCTGTTCACCTCCCGCTCCTGGGGAGAACGACCCCGGCTCCACCCACAAGCCGCTGAGTTGTGAAGCAAAATATATGGATGACCCTACCTTGGATAGATGCATAAGCCTCTATAAGTGGGAAAGGATTAGTCTCATTTCATGTACGTCCCTTAGTCAGATTAGCGatgatatatgtgtgtgtgtgttaattTCTTTTGTATCGAAGCTTGCTTTGATCAATTAGTTCCATGAATTAAAGTAATGAACTAGATTAATTGCAAATATGAAAGCAATCTTGTCAGCGAGTAGTTTGTGCTCGTAAGGATGAAAGGGCAGTTTGTTACAATGGTACCTCCTCATGTCGATTGTGTCTACAAGCAACATAAAATGGTATCTGCATGTGGAATTGAGATTGATGGTTTTCATTGTCATAGGATTTCCTATTGAGAATATATAGATCACACATG is a window from the Rosa chinensis cultivar Old Blush chromosome 2, RchiOBHm-V2, whole genome shotgun sequence genome containing:
- the LOC112185910 gene encoding protein NRT1/ PTR FAMILY 6.2; the protein is MEEKTSWTAADAVDYKGSSADKSITGGWVTATLILGIEICERLSTMGIAVNLVTYLVGTMHLPSSTSANIVTDFLGTSFLLCLLGGFLADSFLGRYKTIAIFASIQTLGTAALAISVKLPQLRPPHCDITAANNNCKQANKLQMGILYLALYIIALGTGGLKSSVSGFGTDQFDEKDDREKAQMAYFFNRFFFFISTGSLMAVTVLVYIQDQVDRSWAYGICSISMFLAILLFFSGTKRYRYKKSLGSPLVQIFQVIVAAIRKRKMPLPFDVALLYENYPEASRTGHTDQFRLLDKASIVAEEDSQRNEPAGSVPNPWKLCSVTRVEEVKMMVKLLPIWATTIIFWTTYGQMMTFSVEQASTMERSVGKFQIPAGSLTVFFVLAILITLAVNDRLIMPIWKKWKGQPGFTDLQRIAIGLVLSTLGMAAAALTERKRLSVAKEMRTMSAGSLPIGVFLLIPQFFLVGSGEAFIYTGQLDFFITQSPKGMKTMSTGLFLSTLSLGFFFSSFLVSIVRRFTGSKNGQGWLADNINYGRLDCFYGLLSVLSVINFVAYLVCARWYKPRKSTKPSDGSSAEGSC